In Sphingobacterium thalpophilum, a genomic segment contains:
- a CDS encoding TonB-dependent receptor, which produces MKNRTCYTMFSSGILLLLSAQLNAQELSLIVKDSDNKPLSQANIKVDGKNVGYSNQLGQFIFAKRPLNNPIQLRVSYTGFSTVEKMVNLDTVQQPLLFQLNSTQLLDEIIVTAGRKAENISTVPSSVSILTTKEIEAQSQISTNLSTILGNTIPGLGTSTNKATNSGQTLRGRSVLVLIDGIPQSTPLMNGQRDLRTIDPSVIERVEVIKGATSIYGNGSAGGIINYITRNPSKDAAAIQGITSLRTTFNPVHSAGTMGYRIGQTLYGQKNRWNYTVSGSADYVGLQRDGDGVPLGQTDGLSNTYQYNAFLKAGYRIDSSSNITAVYNFYRSNQHNRYISQTGVYGQTPTIGVKGDDPGKPAGTPYNHNAMLTYTKSNLFASTSLTASAYYNTFRSMNRYVEKASAWYGPGQTQINSEKKGLRVNLNTPLQVLGSNADITYGVDLLNDVTDQNLTDGRVYIPYMNMLNVAPYAQVKIDFLENLIFKGGVRYENATVKIKDFNTIATGPNNEGSIAVKGGNIPYKGATFNAGLRYNKFAIFNPFVSFSQGFAINELGRIVRRATDNDLDSLKTDPIITNNYEIGFSSNYSIFQLSASYYYSTSKMGVELVDIGGYLMPQRLPEDVYGYEIALSAHISPQLTIGGTYAYVEGKAKKDDGSKSYLNGSRISPDKATGYIYYTPIKPLTFQLFWVHTGSRDRFLPNDKGVYKNSEGPVKTVDLFNLNGNYQVNKQWSIGMGVENLFNKNYYPVVSQYRALNEEYVKGQGMLASFNINYKF; this is translated from the coding sequence ATGAAAAATAGAACATGCTATACAATGTTCAGCAGTGGAATACTTTTGCTTTTAAGCGCTCAACTCAATGCACAAGAATTATCCCTAATTGTCAAGGACAGTGACAATAAACCATTAAGTCAAGCGAATATCAAAGTTGACGGAAAAAACGTCGGCTATTCTAATCAACTTGGACAATTCATTTTTGCCAAAAGACCGTTGAATAATCCCATTCAATTGCGTGTGTCTTATACAGGCTTTTCAACGGTTGAAAAAATGGTTAATTTAGATACCGTTCAACAGCCCCTGTTATTTCAGCTCAATTCTACTCAACTTTTAGATGAAATTATCGTAACAGCTGGACGTAAAGCGGAAAACATTTCAACTGTTCCTTCTTCAGTTTCTATTTTAACCACAAAAGAAATCGAAGCTCAAAGTCAGATAAGCACCAATCTTTCCACAATTTTGGGTAATACCATCCCGGGCTTGGGAACCTCAACCAACAAAGCGACCAATTCTGGACAAACACTGCGTGGGCGATCTGTACTGGTGTTGATCGATGGAATTCCGCAATCTACACCTTTGATGAATGGACAACGTGATCTCCGGACCATTGACCCGAGTGTCATCGAGCGCGTGGAGGTTATCAAAGGTGCCACATCCATCTATGGAAATGGATCGGCAGGCGGGATTATCAATTACATTACACGCAATCCCTCCAAAGACGCTGCAGCTATCCAAGGAATCACCAGTCTACGAACAACATTCAATCCCGTACACAGCGCCGGCACCATGGGATATCGCATAGGACAAACCTTGTACGGACAAAAAAACAGATGGAATTATACCGTTAGCGGTTCGGCCGATTACGTTGGCTTGCAGCGCGATGGCGACGGAGTTCCCCTTGGTCAGACAGACGGTCTTTCGAACACCTATCAATACAATGCATTTTTAAAGGCCGGATACCGTATCGATAGTAGTTCCAATATTACAGCAGTGTACAACTTCTACAGAAGTAACCAACACAACAGATACATCAGCCAAACAGGTGTATATGGTCAAACGCCAACGATAGGCGTAAAAGGCGATGATCCAGGTAAACCTGCCGGAACTCCGTATAACCACAATGCCATGTTGACCTATACTAAAAGTAATCTATTCGCTTCGACATCCTTAACTGCTTCTGCATACTACAATACATTTCGATCCATGAACCGTTATGTTGAGAAAGCCTCTGCATGGTACGGTCCGGGACAAACACAGATCAACTCGGAGAAAAAAGGCCTACGCGTTAACCTAAACACACCTTTACAGGTATTGGGTTCCAATGCGGATATCACCTATGGTGTGGATTTATTAAATGATGTTACGGATCAAAATCTGACCGATGGCAGGGTCTATATTCCCTATATGAATATGTTAAACGTTGCTCCATACGCCCAGGTAAAAATTGATTTCCTAGAAAACTTAATCTTTAAAGGCGGTGTACGTTATGAAAATGCAACAGTCAAAATAAAGGATTTCAATACCATCGCTACAGGTCCCAACAACGAAGGAAGTATTGCTGTAAAAGGAGGCAATATCCCCTACAAAGGAGCGACCTTCAATGCAGGTTTGCGTTACAACAAATTCGCGATCTTTAATCCCTTCGTGAGTTTCTCTCAAGGTTTCGCGATCAATGAACTTGGCCGTATTGTACGTCGGGCAACAGATAATGATTTAGATAGCCTAAAAACTGATCCTATTATCACCAATAATTACGAAATCGGATTCTCAAGCAATTACAGCATTTTCCAGCTATCAGCATCTTATTACTACAGTACTTCAAAAATGGGTGTTGAACTGGTGGACATTGGCGGTTACCTGATGCCACAACGTCTTCCAGAAGATGTGTATGGTTACGAAATTGCATTAAGCGCTCATATTTCGCCTCAATTGACCATCGGTGGAACCTATGCCTATGTGGAAGGAAAGGCAAAAAAGGACGATGGATCAAAATCCTACCTCAATGGTTCACGGATCTCGCCAGACAAAGCAACGGGATACATCTATTACACGCCAATCAAACCCTTAACCTTTCAGCTTTTTTGGGTACATACCGGGTCCCGGGATCGCTTTCTTCCAAACGATAAAGGCGTCTACAAAAACAGTGAAGGCCCCGTTAAAACTGTTGACCTATTTAACTTAAATGGAAATTACCAAGTAAACAAACAATGGTCTATCGGTATGGGTGTAGAAAACTTATTCAATAAAAACTATTACCCTGT
- a CDS encoding glycerophosphodiester phosphodiesterase family protein, translating into MRRTFFAFFLFVSSYSIVVGQKIHSLAFASPQAMRDYFTYASDKKIVSGHRGTIEAGLPENSIAAFEAVLQKTTAIFEIDPRYTKDSVAILMHDATLDRTTNGKGKIADYTWDELRKLKLKDQAGNVTNYGINTLDEVIKWAKGKTILNLDKKDLPLAATAAILKKYNAYSWVWVTVHNTEQAAFYLAQNPEQYMSMHIKDQAALEKFKSAGLPYDRMIVCIGPELKDSNQAMYQFFNRKGVMCMISAAPTYDKLKTKAERAEKYKAIFAEGASILESDLPMEVGEVIDSF; encoded by the coding sequence ATGAGAAGAACATTTTTTGCTTTTTTTCTTTTTGTTTCGTCGTACTCAATCGTCGTCGGACAAAAAATCCACTCACTCGCGTTTGCTTCTCCACAGGCGATGCGAGATTATTTTACCTATGCTAGCGACAAAAAAATTGTCAGTGGTCATCGGGGAACGATTGAGGCTGGGCTTCCAGAAAATTCGATTGCGGCATTTGAGGCCGTGCTGCAAAAAACAACGGCTATTTTTGAAATCGATCCGCGTTATACCAAGGATAGTGTTGCTATTTTGATGCATGATGCGACATTGGATCGAACCACAAATGGAAAAGGAAAAATAGCAGACTATACCTGGGATGAATTGCGTAAACTGAAGCTAAAGGATCAGGCTGGAAATGTGACCAACTATGGTATTAACACACTTGATGAAGTTATTAAATGGGCAAAGGGTAAAACTATCCTCAACTTAGATAAAAAAGACTTACCATTGGCGGCTACAGCAGCAATACTAAAAAAATACAATGCCTACAGTTGGGTGTGGGTTACGGTACATAATACTGAACAGGCAGCGTTTTATTTGGCGCAGAATCCAGAACAGTATATGTCCATGCATATCAAAGATCAAGCTGCATTGGAGAAGTTTAAATCCGCTGGATTACCCTACGACCGTATGATTGTCTGTATCGGGCCAGAACTAAAGGATTCCAATCAGGCGATGTATCAATTTTTCAACAGAAAGGGTGTGATGTGCATGATTTCAGCAGCACCTACCTACGATAAATTGAAGACAAAGGCAGAACGTGCCGAGAAGTATAAGGCCATATTTGCGGAAGGAGCCTCCATTCTTGAGTCTGATCTTCCTATGGAAGTTGGCGAAGTAATCGATTCGTTTTGA